One window from the genome of Amaranthus tricolor cultivar Red isolate AtriRed21 chromosome 9, ASM2621246v1, whole genome shotgun sequence encodes:
- the LOC130823308 gene encoding uncharacterized mitochondrial protein AtMg00810-like → MKDLGNLKYFLGIEVLRSKRGIFISQRKYIPDLLAETGMLDCKPADTPIATNHGLQIIEGERSTYHDRYRRLVGKLIYLSHTRPDIAYAVGVVSRFMHKPQIHHMTVVMGILRYLKKTNSRGLLFRKNDNLDLLAYTDADWAGDRDGKKSTLGYFTLVGGNLIT, encoded by the coding sequence atgaaagactTGGGAAATCTAAAATACTTTCTTGGCATTGAAGTTTTACGATCGAAGAGGGGAATTTTCATTAGCCAAAGAAAATACATCCCAGATCTCTTGGCAGAAACCGGCATGCTTGATTGTAAACCTGCAGATACACCCATTGCAACAAACCATGGGTTACAGATAATTGAAGGAGAAAGGTCTACATATCATGACCGTTACAGGAGATTGGTAGGAAAACTCATTTATCTCTCACATACTAGGCCGGATATCGCATATGCAGTAGGTGTAGTCAGCAGATTTATGCACAAACCACAAATCCATCATATGACTGTTGTTATGGGAATACTGAGATATCTGAAGAAAACCAACAGCAGGGGCCTTCTGTTTCGAAAGAATGATAATTTGGATCTCCTAGCttatacagatgcagattgggctggtGATAGAGACGGCAAAAAATCAACTTTAGGATACTTTACCCTAGTTGGAGGAAATCTAATCACTTGa